The genomic DNA TTCGGGGTGCCCAAGGCGGTGTCGGACTGGGTCAGGCCGTCGCCGGTCTCGTCCAGGAACTTCACCAACCCGAAGTCGGTGACCTTCGGGGTGCCGTCGGCCGCGAACAGGACGTTCGCCGGCTTGAGGTCGCGGTGGACGAGGTGGCGGTCATGGGCGCAGCCGACGGCGCGGGCCAGCGTCGCCACCAGTTCGGCCGCCTCGCGGAACGGCAGGCCCGTTTCCCCGATCCGCCGGGCCAGCGTTCCCCCGGGGAGCCATTCCATCGAGTAGTAAGGCACCCCCTGGTGTTCGCCGAAGGTGTGAATTCGGACGACGTTCGGGTGTTCCAGCTGGGCGACTGCCCGGGCCTCGTTCCGGAACCGCGCGAACAGTTCGGCCCGCCCCGGCGCGACGCCCGGGATCGTCTTGAGCGCAACGACCCGGTTGATGTCGCGGTGGCGGGCCCGGTACACGATGCCCATGCCGCCGCGGCCGAGGACGTCGAGGATCTCGTAGGGGCCGATCGATTCGCCGGAGGACGGCGTCGAGGTGGCCAGGGCGATGGCGGCGGTTGAAGCGGGGAGGGGATTGCCATCCGCGAGGGCCTTGGCCCGCAGCGCCATCAGCTCGTAACCGAACTCGGTCTCCGGGTGCGGCTGCGCCAGACAGTCGCGAACGTGGGCCGCGAGGGGGTCCACCGCCGACTGGCTGGCCAGTTCGCGGATCGCGGTCGCGCAAGTCGAACAGGTGTCGAGGTGCGCGGCGACCTCTTCCAGTTTCGTGTCCGGCAGGTCGCCGACGAGAAAATCGGCGAGTGACGAGGGATCGGGGCAGGCGTTCGGGGTGATTTGCTGGCTCCGCTCGGTCATTCTAGTCTCACTCAACTTAGGTTGTCCGCAAGCGCGGGGCCGACGCGGACAGTAACTCGGCCGGAAGGAGTCCGGCGAACTCTTCCCGCATCCGCTTCAAGATCCGGGACTTGGCCAGGTAAACGACGTTCACCTTGAGCCCCAGGCTCTCGGCCACGACGTCGGGGCGCTGGCCGTCCACCACGACCCGGAGGAACGCCTGCCGAATCTCTTCCCGGCACTCGCCCAGGATCAACTCGACGGCCCGGCCGAACAGCCCCCGGCCCACGAGCGGGTCGCTCGCGGTCGGGTCCGTGTCCTCGTCGGGCAGGGACTGGACCAGCGTGAGCATCTCGCTCCCGCCGACCCCGTCCCCCGGGCTGGCGTCCCGCCGCCGGGCGACGTCGATGATCTTCCGGCGGGTGATCGTCCACAACCACCCGCGGAAGGAGTCGGACGGCCGGTCGTGGCGGAACGTGGCGACCGTCCGGAACACCGCCCGGAACACGTCCTGGCCCACGTCGGCCGCGTCCGCCTCCTGCAACCCGCTTCTTCGGCACCACTGGTAAACGAGTGGGCCATAGAGGACAACGAACCGCTCCCACGCGGCCGGCTCCATCGCCTTGATGCGGTGCAGGAGCGACGGGCAGGTCGTCCCTACCCCCGCACTTTCTTTAACGTGAGGATTTGTCACGCATTGATCCCGTAAGGCGCAAATCGCGAATATAGAAGAGATTATGCCCGCGATCTGCGTCCGAATCCAATGCCGGGGCTTGGAAGTTCAAGCTCGTTAATCATTCACCAGACAGTGCCCCGCAAAAAATTGATCAAGCAACTGAGGTGCTATCAGAGTGTATTTTGACGAAACGCCCGGGTTGCGCGCCGTGGCTGCGCAACCCGGGTCTGTTTCCGATGAACCGGCGGTGACGCGAGTTAACCGATTCGCGGGAAGAGCGGCGTCGGCCTCCCGTCGACCAGGGTCGCGGTCACGCGCAGGTCGTCGGGCTGGGCCTTCAATTCCGCGGCGTCGGCGTAGCAGACGTCGGCCCACGGTTTGGGGAAGTTGAAGCTGGTGTAAATCACCTCGGCCGACTTCGGGATGAACGGCTTGAGCAGGATACTAGCCACGCGGAGCGACTGCACTGCGTTGAACAGCACCCGCTTGGCAGCTTCCAGATCGGTCTTGACCAGCTTCCAGGGCGCGTTCGCTTCCAGGTACTGGTTGGTCGGCGTCAGGAAGTCCTGGATGATCGCCTGGAGCGCCTGGTTGTACCGACACGCCTCGACGTGCCCGCGCACCGTCGCCACAAACGCGGCGAGGTCAAGGCCGGGGACTGCCGGTTCCGGCACCTTGCCAGCCGTGTCGGTAAACACGCCGCCGAGGTTCTTCCACGTAATCGTCATCTCGCGGGAGAACAGGTTGCCGAGGTTGTTCGCCAGCTCGGAGTTATACACATCGATGAAGCGGTCCGGGCTGAGTTCCCCGTCCGACGGGTATGGGCACTCGCGGAGGAAGTAGTACCGGAACGCCTCCGCGCTAAACTTCCGGATGATCTCCATTGGTTCGAGGAGGTAATCCAGCCCCTTCTTCTTCAACTCTTCCAGGCGGGACTTACTGATCTTGTCGCCGTCGAAGTTGACGAACCCGTGCCCGAACACCTTCCGCGGCGGTTCCTCGCCCGCGGCCCACAGCATGGCGGGCCACAGCGCGCAGTGGAACCGAGTGATGTCCTTGCCGATGAAGTGGACGTCCGCCGGCCAGTACTTGCGGAACGTCGCCTCGTCGTCGCCGTACCCGATGCCGGTGATGTACGTCAGTAGCGCGTCGAACCAGACGTACAGCGTAAATTCCGGG from Fimbriiglobus ruber includes the following:
- the metG gene encoding methionine--tRNA ligase yields the protein MTAKPRWFQTTAIDYPNSRPHIGTAFEKLGADVQARYRRMEGYDVFFLMGNDENTVKVSKRAADLGQDTQAYCDDMARQFREVWDALDISYDTFVQTSHARHKECCRKFVQKVYDAGYIYKGSYEGWYCDGCEEFKSDKQYDENKGLCPNHKTPLIRRSEPCYFFALSKFQDRLLKYYEENPDFIQPATRRNEIVSLIQTDGLYDVNISRAGEQWGIHIPFDPEFTLYVWFDALLTYITGIGYGDDEATFRKYWPADVHFIGKDITRFHCALWPAMLWAAGEEPPRKVFGHGFVNFDGDKISKSRLEELKKKGLDYLLEPMEIIRKFSAEAFRYYFLRECPYPSDGELSPDRFIDVYNSELANNLGNLFSREMTITWKNLGGVFTDTAGKVPEPAVPGLDLAAFVATVRGHVEACRYNQALQAIIQDFLTPTNQYLEANAPWKLVKTDLEAAKRVLFNAVQSLRVASILLKPFIPKSAEVIYTSFNFPKPWADVCYADAAELKAQPDDLRVTATLVDGRPTPLFPRIG
- a CDS encoding RNA polymerase sigma factor gives rise to the protein MTNPHVKESAGVGTTCPSLLHRIKAMEPAAWERFVVLYGPLVYQWCRRSGLQEADAADVGQDVFRAVFRTVATFRHDRPSDSFRGWLWTITRRKIIDVARRRDASPGDGVGGSEMLTLVQSLPDEDTDPTASDPLVGRGLFGRAVELILGECREEIRQAFLRVVVDGQRPDVVAESLGLKVNVVYLAKSRILKRMREEFAGLLPAELLSASAPRLRTT